The proteins below come from a single Thunnus thynnus chromosome 10, fThuThy2.1, whole genome shotgun sequence genomic window:
- the fdps gene encoding farnesyl pyrophosphate synthase codes for MGDSICNGTHGGKALQSDAQLFEAQFDELVAELTERDLTDHVLADALNRLREVLVYNAPGGKRNRGLSVIGSLRELLPPAQLTQDTVQRALLVGWCIELLQAFFLVADDIMDASVTRRGQPCWYKKDGIGLDAINDGFLLEGSIYRLLRRHCRDQPYYVHLLELFTETSFQTELGQALDLMTAPPGQIDLNRFTMERYKAIVKYKTAFYSFYLPVAAAMYMAGIVSEEEHNNAKHILLEMGEFFQIQDDYLDCYGDPAVTGKIGTDIQDNKCSWLVVTAMEVMTPEQRVELEACYGRHDDASVEKVKALYNTLQMPTLYHNYEDESYQRLQKLIACHAQNLPHSVFLNFAKKIYKRNK; via the exons ATG GGTGATAGCATTTGCAACGGGACGCACGGTGGAAAGGCGCTGCAGTCAGACGCTCAGCTGTTTGAAGCCCAGTTTGACGAGCTAGTGGCGgagctgacagagagagaccTCACGGATCATGTGCTAGCTGATGCCTTGAACAGGTTGAGAGAG GTTTTGGTGTACAATGCTCCTGGAGGCAAGAGGAACAGAGGCCTGTCTGTGATTGGCTCATTGCGGGAGCTTCTGCCACCCGCTCAGCTCACCCAGGACACCGTACAGCGGGCTCTGTTGGTTGGCTGGTGCATTGAATTG CTTCAGGCATTTTTCCTCGTGGCTGATGATATTATGGATGCATCTGTGACTCGGAGAGGACAACCCTGCTGGTACAAGAAG GATGGAATAGGTCTGGATGCCATCAATGATGGGTTTCTCTTGGAAGGGTCAATCTACAGACTACTTCGCAGACACTGCAGGGATCAGCCCTACTATGTCCACCTACTTGAGCTATTTACTGAG ACATCTTTCCAGACAGAGCTCGGCCAAGCTCTGGACCTCATGACGGCTCCACCTGGTCAGATTGACCTCAATAGATTCACCATGGAGAG GTATAAAGCTATTGTAAAATATAAGACTGCCTTCTACTCCTTTTACCTCCCAGTGGCAGCAGCAATGTACATG GCTGGAATTGTGAGTGAAGAAGAACACAATAATGCCAAACACATCTTACTTGAGATGGGAGAGTTCTTCCAAATACAG GATGATTACCTAGACTGTTACGGAGACCCTGCTGTGACTGGAAAGATTGGTACAGACATCCAGGATAACAAATGCAGCTGGCTGGTAGTGACGGCCATGGAAGTCATGACTCCTGAACAGAGAGTGGAGCTGGAG GCATGTTACGGACGCCATGATGATGCCAGTGTGGAAAAGGTCAAAGCTCTGTACAACACCCTGCAAATGCCAACACTGTACCACAACTATGAAGATGAGAGCTACCAGCGGCTACAGAAGCTCATCGCATGTCACGCTCAAAACCTTCCTCACTCAGTTTTCCTCAACTTTGCCAAGAAAATCTACAAGAGGAACAAGTGA
- the rps27.2 gene encoding 40S ribosomal protein S27.2 isoform X1, whose translation MKSVLTLAKDLLHPSSEDEKRRHKKKRLVQSPNSYFMDVKCPGCYKITTVFSHAQTVVLCVGCSTVLCQPTGGKARLTEGCSFRRKQH comes from the exons ATGAAAAGTGTTTTGACA cTTGCAAAGGATCTGCTGCATCCCAGCTCTGAGGATGAAAAGAGGAGACACAAGAAAAAACGTCTCGTCCAGAGTCCTAATTCATATTTTATGGATGTCAAATGTCCAG gatgctACAAGATCACCACAGTGTTCAGTCACGCTCAGACTGTAGTGCTTTGTGTCGGCTGTTCCACAGTCCTCTGCCAGCCTACAGGAGGGAAAGCTCGTCTGACAGAAG GATGCTCATTCAGGAGGAAACAGCACTAG
- the rps27.2 gene encoding 40S ribosomal protein S27.2 isoform X2: MPLAKDLLHPSSEDEKRRHKKKRLVQSPNSYFMDVKCPGCYKITTVFSHAQTVVLCVGCSTVLCQPTGGKARLTEGCSFRRKQH; this comes from the exons ATGCCA cTTGCAAAGGATCTGCTGCATCCCAGCTCTGAGGATGAAAAGAGGAGACACAAGAAAAAACGTCTCGTCCAGAGTCCTAATTCATATTTTATGGATGTCAAATGTCCAG gatgctACAAGATCACCACAGTGTTCAGTCACGCTCAGACTGTAGTGCTTTGTGTCGGCTGTTCCACAGTCCTCTGCCAGCCTACAGGAGGGAAAGCTCGTCTGACAGAAG GATGCTCATTCAGGAGGAAACAGCACTAG
- the fam189b gene encoding protein ENTREP3, with protein sequence MPSPSDSSSVVSASGSRGWSDSRRGMSGRGPGGARLLLYLGLCHLGLGAMVLAFSFTSMAFTSSARVRQSCPFWAGFFVVASGIVGIISWRRPLTLVVSLFMLLSAVCVILSLAGSMLSCQNAQMVKSMLTCQVEDKHCVCCAPSHSCSITEEETLVLYPNTDCHSVRRQLKDLLFSACGLSILSTIICTLSTVTCSIHIFSLDLVHLLAPHRSRSVNPECTTPQDAFLTNIMDFEEFVPPIPPPPYYPPEYTCSSETDAQSITYNGSMESPVPLYPTDCPPPYEAVMGQRAVSQATMFDPHGTELSGERGTSIAFSGEVSMDSGSLLMSEIVDIPDDSSPSEDSCLMEVGVRPQGEKYNRSAGEGGEMGDGGEYISFRGPPSQTPESPLAGGPRARRFLRGERSNSCSSPSTATTTYRSPVLRRQAMLASSCSQLEAIGGSTSQQRSSIPEIRIRPSTPSRQGAGLDSSAPPTSSSSAASEQAGGQGNGPALPRQPLYLRRRAGKSEKDGENVRRDSEGFLRLVRSHSEPGLGSSTDTIDFGSGGSKASTDTGPSSEAYLLPRTSLPPAAALPRKENMKSDATGVQVPSKPPPTSPMRLPKDCHRSLGDLKVTRVLMARFLQRSKRNLAPSSEHVGGTIPGPKRRSGAEGAATNHLPLEQVLRTPWSTSRGPPNHHSHHPHHRGHHHSHSDSRHNRHHSSRAPEGIHLRSCGDLSSSSSVSLLRLVTPHLPHGSSGALYSESAL encoded by the exons ATGCCTTCGCCGTCAGACTCCAGCAGCGTGGTTTCAGCCTCGGGGTCTCGAGGCTGGTCAGACAGCCGCCGTGGCATGTCAGGCCGGGGGCCTGGTGGTGCACGGCTGCTCCTGTACCTGGGGCTGTGCCACCTGGGCCTGGGGGCCATGGTCCTGGCCTTCTCTTTCACCAGCATGGCCTTCACCTCCTCAGCACGCGTGAGGCAGTCCTGCCCGTTTTGGGCTGGATTCTTT GTGGTGGCATCAGGGATCGTTGGAATAATCTCATGGAGGAGACCTTTAACGCTGGTG GTGTCACTGTTCATGCTGCTGTCTGCAGTATGTGTTATCCTCAGTCTGGCCGGCTCAATGCTCTCCTGTCAGAATGCACAGATGGTCAAGTCTATGCTCACCTGCCAG GTGGAGGataaacactgtgtgtgttgtgcaccCAGTCACTCTTGCTCCATCACAGAGGAGGAGACCCTAGTGCTCTACCCGAATACTGATTGCCACTCAGTCAGACGTCAGCTGAAG GACCTTTTGTTCAGTGCATGTGGTCTCAGCATTCTTTCCACCATCATCTGCACTCTGTCCACTGTGACCTGCAGTATCCACATATTCTCCTTGGACCTTGTGCACCTG TTGGCACCACATCGCTCTCGCTCCGTCAACCCAGAATGCACTACTCCTCAGGACGCCTTCCTGACCAACATCATGGACTTTGAGGAGTTTGTTCCACCCATCCCTCCGCCCCCCTACTATCCTCCTGAGTACACCTGCAGCTCTGAGACAGACGCTCAGAG CATCACCTATAATGGCTCCATGGAGAGCCCTGTTCCTCTCTACCCCACTGATTGCCCTCCTCCTTATGAAGCTGTGATGGGACAAAGAGCTGTCAGCCAG GCAACAATGTTTGACCCCCATGGCACTGAGCTGTCTGGAGAGAGAGGAACGTCCATTGCCTTCAGCGGAGAGG tGTCCATGGACAGTGGCTCTCTGCTGATGTCAGAGATCGTGGACATCCCCGATGATTCCTCCCCTTCCGAGGACTCCTGTCTGATGGAGGTGGGAGTGAGGCCCCAGGGAGAGAAGTACAACAGGTCTGCTGGTGAGGGGGGAGAAATGGGAGATGGAGGGGAGTACATCAGCTTCCGTGGTCCCCCGTCCCAAACACCAGAGAGTCCACTGGCAGGAGGACCCAGAGCCAGGCGCTTTCTCAGAGGAGAGAGGTCCAACTCCTGCTCTTCACCCAGCACAGCTACCACCACATACAG GTCTCCAGTATTGCGTCGCCAGGCCATGCTAGCTAGTAGCTGCTCCCAGCTGGAAGCAATAGGGGGCTCCACCTCTCAACAGCGATCCTCCATCCCAGAGATTCGAATTCGCCCTTCCACTCCTTCACGCCAAGGAGCTGGCCTCGACTCCTCTGCTCCCCCCACTTCATCCTCCTCAGCTGCCAGTGAGCAGGCTGGTGGTCAGGGTAACGGGCCGGCCCTCCCACGTCAACCTTTGTACCTTCGACGAAGGGCTGgaaagagtgagaaagatggagagaatgTGAGAAGGGATAGCGAAGGGTTCCTACGCCTCGTGAGGTCACACAGTGAGCCAGGCCTCGGCTCCTCCACTGATACAA tTGACTTTGGCTCAGGAGGCAGCAAGGCATCTACAGACACGG GTCCATCCTCTGAGGCTTATCTGCTGCCCCGCACCTCTCTGCCTCCTGCTGCAGCTTTGCcaaggaaagaaaacatgaaatcagATGCTACCGGGGTGCAGGTTCCCTCCAAACCTCCACCCACCTCCCCAATGCGTTTACCTAAAGATTGCCACCGTTCCCTTGGGGACCTTAAG GTGACTCGTGTTCTGATGGCTCGCTTCTTGCAGCGCTCTAAACGCAACCTTGCGCCCTCCTCCGAGCATGTTGGGGGCACAATACCGGGGCCTAAAAGGAGGAGTGGTGCTGAGGGTGCTGCCACCAACCACCTGCCCTTGGAACAA GTTTTGCGGACCCCTTGGAGTACCAGCCGAGGACCCCCCAACCATCATTCCCATCACCCTCATCACCGTGGACACCACCATTCCCATAGTGACAGTCGACACAACCGGCATCACAGCAGCCGGGCCCCAGAGGGGATCCACCTGCGCAGCTGTGGAGATTtaagctcctcctcctcagtgtcACTACTGCGATTAGTGACGCCTCATCTGCCACATGGGTCATCAGGAGCTCTCTACTCAGAGTCTGCactgtga
- the rab13 gene encoding ras-related protein Rab-13 — MAKKYDFLFKLLLIGDSGVGKTCLIIRFAEDNFNSTYISTIGIDFKVKTIEVDGKKVKLQVWDTAGQERFKTITTAYYRGAMGIILVYDITDEKSFENIQNWMKSIKENASAGVSQMLLGNKCDIEAKRKVTKETGEKLAKDHGIRFFETSAKSSINVEESFLALARDILQKSNKKPGPTGREVKITSTTEKKSSKCVLL, encoded by the exons ATGGCGAAAAAGTATGATTTCCTCTTCAAACTGTTACTCATCGGGGACAGCGGAGTGGGCAAAACATGTCTGATCATTCGCTTTGCTGAGGACAATTTCAACTCCACTTACATTTCAACCATCG GCATTGACTTTAAAGTTAAAACCATTGAGGTGGATGGAAAGAAAGTGAAACTACAAGTCTG GGACACAGCAGGGCAGGAGAGGTTCAAGACCATTACGACAGCCTACTACAGAGGAGCCATG ggCATCATCCTGGTGTACGACATCACAGATGAGAAGTCTTTCGAAAACATTCAGAACTGGATGAAGAGTATCAAAGAA AACGCATCAGCCGGGGTCAGTCAGATGTTGCTAGGAAATAAGTGCGACATCGAAGCAAAGCGGAAAGTTACCAAGGAGACAGGAGAAAAG CTGGCAAAGGATCATGGCATCAGGTTCTTTGAGACCAGTGCAAAGTCCAGCATTAACGTTGAGGAG TCGTTTCTGGCTTTGGCACGTGACATATTACAGAAGTCCAACAAGAAACCG GGCCCCACAGGCAGAGAGGTGAAAATCACCAGCACTACAGAGAAAAAATCTTCCAAATGTGTTCTCCTCTAG